The window ACTGGGGGAAGCGCCGGCTGGCCTACGAGATCAGGAAGCAGCGGGAAGGCACCTACGTGGTCTTCGAGACGCTCGCGGAGCCGGCCACCGTGAAGGAGTTCGAGCGGCAGCTCAAGCTCAACGAGAGCGTGCTCCGCTTCCTCTCCACCCGGGTGCCGGAGAAGAAGGCCCAGCCCGCACAAACGCCCGAGGTGCTTGAGGAGACCGGTTGATGGCGAGTCTCAACAAGGTGTTCCTCATCGGCAATCTCACCCGCCCCCCCGAGCTCCGCTACACGCCGAGCGGCACGCCGGTGGCCGACCTGCGCCTGGCGGTGAACCGGAACTACACCACCCAGGCCGGGGAGAAGCGCCAGGACACCTGTTTCCTCACGGTGGTCGTCTGGGGGAAGCAGGCCGAGAGCTGCGGGGAGTACCTGGACAAGGGGAGCCCTATCCTGGTGGAGGGTCGGCTCCAGACGCGCGACTGGGAGACGAAGGACGGGCAGCGGCGGAACGTGATGGAGGTGGTCGCCGACCGCGTGCAGTTCATGGGGCGCCCGAAGGGGCCGGGCCCCGCCGAGGCCGAGGTCGTCGAGGAACAGGCGGAGGGGACGGAGGAGGTCCCCTTCTGAGGTTGCGCCTTGATCCCGCGCCGGTGAGGCCCCCGCGGGCGGGACGCAGGAGTCGAGGAGGATCAGCCGATTTCCACGGTCGCCAAGCCAGTCAAGCGGCGCCGCTTCGGCCGCCGCAAAGTCTGCAAGTTCTGCATGGACAAGGTGAGCCTGATCGATTACAAGGACGTCCGGCGCCTGAGGACCTTCGTGACCGAGCGCGGCAAGATCATTCCCCGGCGCATCTCGGGGAGTTGCGCCCGCCACCAGCGCCAGCTCACCCACGCCATCAAGCGGGCGCGGACGATGGCGCTCCTGCCGTACGCCTCCGAATAGTCCCCGGGACACCTTTCCATGAAAGTCATCCTGCTGGACGACATCCCCAAGCTCGGCCGGCGGGGGGAGGTCCGAGAGGTCGCGGACGGTTACGCCCGGAACTACCTGCTGCCCCAGAAGCTCGCCCTCGTCGCCAGCGCCGCGAATCTGGGGAACCTCGAGCAGATCCAAAAGCGCCAGGAGGCCAAGGCGGTCCACGCGAAGGCCGAAGCCGAGGACCGCGCGCGCATCATCGAGACGCTGACGTTCTCGCTCACCCTCCAGGCGTCAGAGGAAGGACGCCTCTACGGCTCGGTGGGCGTCCAGGACCTGATCGCCTTCCTCGCCCAGCACGGCGTCGCCGTGGAGAAGCGCCGGGTGGGGCTCGAGGAGCCGATCAAGGCCCTGGGCGAGTACACGATCCCCATCAGGCTTCATCCTGAGGTCACCGCTCGGCTCAGGGTCACGGTCTCGCGCGCATAGCCGTGGCGACGCTCGCGGAGCTCCTGACCTCCAAGATCCCTCCCCACAGTCTGGAGAACGAGCGGGCCGTCCTCGGGGCGATCCTCCTCGAGAAGGACAGCCTCCCCAAGGCGGTCGAGATCCTCAGACCCGCCGACTTCTACAAGGAGGGGCACCGGAAGGTCTTCGACGCCATGATCGCGCTCTTCGAGCGCGCCGAGCCGGTGGACCTCCTGACCCTCCGCGAGGAGCTCCGCCGGCGGGACGCGCTGGAGGAGGTCGGCGGCGACGCGGCGCTCGCGACCATGGTGGAGGAGGCGGCGACGGCCGCCCACCTCCTCTCCTACGCGGGCATCGTCCGGGAGAAGGCCCTCCTCCGCGAGCTGATCCGCATCTGCACCGAGGTCATCGGCCGGAGCTACGAGGCGGCCGACAACGTCGACCTCCTCCTCGACCAGGCCGAGCAGTTCATCTTCCAGCTCTCCGAGCGGCGTCTGCAGGGCTCCGCGATCCCCGTGCGCTCGATCCTGCAGGAGACCTTCGAGTACATCGAGCGGCTGTACGAGCGGAAGGAGCTGGTGACCGGGCTGCCGACCGGCTTCGACGCGCTGGACCAGATGACCGCGGGGCTCCAGCCCTCGGACTTCGTCATCATCGCGGGCCGGCCGTCGATGGGGAAGTCGAGCTTCGCCCTGAACGTCGCCCGGCACGCCGCTATCGAGCTCCGCCGCTCGGTCCTGTTTTTCTCGCTCGAGATGTCCAAGCAGCAGCTTGTCCAGCGCCTCCTCTGCGGCGAGGCGCGCGTGGACTCGCACAAGGTCCGGACCGGCCACCTGGAGCCGCGCGACTGGCCGAAGCTCACGAACGCCGCGGGGCGCCTGGCCGAGGCGCCCATCTTCATCGACGACCAGCCCGCCCTCTCGGCGCTCGAGGCTCGGGCGAAGGCCCGGCGCATGAAGGCCGAGCACGGCCTCGACCTCGTCATCGTGGACTACCTCCAGCTCATGCGCGGGCGGAACGCCGAGAACCGGCAGCAGGAGATCTCCGAGATCTCGCGCTCGCTGAAGGCGCTGGCCAAGGAGCTCCGGGTTCCCGTCGTGGCGCTCTCCC is drawn from Candidatus Rokuibacteriota bacterium and contains these coding sequences:
- the dnaB gene encoding replicative DNA helicase; this encodes MATLAELLTSKIPPHSLENERAVLGAILLEKDSLPKAVEILRPADFYKEGHRKVFDAMIALFERAEPVDLLTLREELRRRDALEEVGGDAALATMVEEAATAAHLLSYAGIVREKALLRELIRICTEVIGRSYEAADNVDLLLDQAEQFIFQLSERRLQGSAIPVRSILQETFEYIERLYERKELVTGLPTGFDALDQMTAGLQPSDFVIIAGRPSMGKSSFALNVARHAAIELRRSVLFFSLEMSKQQLVQRLLCGEARVDSHKVRTGHLEPRDWPKLTNAAGRLAEAPIFIDDQPALSALEARAKARRMKAEHGLDLVIVDYLQLMRGRNAENRQQEISEISRSLKALAKELRVPVVALSQLSRAVEARAQKDYKPQLSDLRECVTGETLVVLADGRRIPIRDLVGTAPEVLAISRDGRIVAAKSERIWRVGIRPVFLVRLASGRAIRATERHRLFGARGWQRVSELSARDRLAIARQLPEPPFPGRSPMVKALMRERGISQRRMAALRATAYGGSAHFRFAPSRTLLEEYAAILDDMELRARATNDLFWDRIVAIEGAGEEEVFDLTVPGPASWLADGIVSHNSGALEQDADLIMFLYRPGRYGIQAEEGENYAEVLVEKQRNGPTGKVPVVFIPEYASFEKYAGPHRQPF
- the ssb gene encoding single-stranded DNA-binding protein, yielding MASLNKVFLIGNLTRPPELRYTPSGTPVADLRLAVNRNYTTQAGEKRQDTCFLTVVVWGKQAESCGEYLDKGSPILVEGRLQTRDWETKDGQRRNVMEVVADRVQFMGRPKGPGPAEAEVVEEQAEGTEEVPF
- a CDS encoding 30S ribosomal protein S18, with amino-acid sequence MDKVSLIDYKDVRRLRTFVTERGKIIPRRISGSCARHQRQLTHAIKRARTMALLPYASE
- the rpsF gene encoding 30S ribosomal protein S6, which translates into the protein MASAAACSGREVNGLRLYETLLIIDPRPTDEEVAQLLTRLQETLKELGATVQRVDNWGKRRLAYEIRKQREGTYVVFETLAEPATVKEFERQLKLNESVLRFLSTRVPEKKAQPAQTPEVLEETG
- a CDS encoding 50S ribosomal protein L9 — translated: MKVILLDDIPKLGRRGEVREVADGYARNYLLPQKLALVASAANLGNLEQIQKRQEAKAVHAKAEAEDRARIIETLTFSLTLQASEEGRLYGSVGVQDLIAFLAQHGVAVEKRRVGLEEPIKALGEYTIPIRLHPEVTARLRVTVSRA